The nucleotide window CGGCAGAATTACCGGAATGATTTTGAAATGAAGGGATTGGCTGCGGGGACTTATTATTATCGTTTTACTTGGGAAGCCGCAGGACAAAAAGAGGAAGTCACAGGCTTTGTCGAGTTGGTACGTTGACTACAATTGTCTAACCTAATATAAATTTTATGAACAAACTGATCATGCTACTTTCCTTTCTGATTATAATCGGGATGGAAACGGGTATCGCACAATCTTTAACGATTCACGGTACGGTAACAGAAAAGGCGACAGGGGAGCCACTTCCGGGTGTCGGTATTCAAGTAAAAGGGACGGGAACAGGAACGACGACGGATATTAAGGGATATTATACCATTAGTGCTCAGAAGGGACAGGTGTTGTTATTTTCTTTCGTCGGGATGAAAACAAGAGAGGTAAAGGTTGAAGGGAGTAGTCCGATAGATATAAAGTTGGAGGCCGAAAACCAGGCTTTGGACGAAGTTGTTGTTGTCGGATACGGTGTTCAGCGCAAAGAAGCTTTGACCGGGGCCATGACTACGGTTAAATCCGAGAAGTTGGCAACCGTTACGGTTTCCAGTATTGATAAGGCTTTGCAGGGAAATGCTGCAGGTGTGATTGCAACGTCTGCCAGCGGTACTCCCGGTAGTTTTGCTACGATTCAGATTCGGGGAGCCGGTTCTGTAAATGCAGGAACGAGTCCGTTGTATGTTGTCGATGGTGTGCCTATCATGTCGGGATCAACTTCCGGCTGGGCTTCTTCTTCCAATGCGTTGGCTTCTTTGAATCCGGCTGATATCGAATCCTTGACGATATTAAAGGACGCTGCGGCGACAGCTATTTACGGGTCGCAGGCTGCCAATGGAGTTGTATTGATTACGACCAAGAAAGGAAAACAGGGAAAAACGCGGATTTCTGCTAATATCGAGCGCGGATTTTCAACTCCTACCAATACGAGGTTCGGGCTTTGTAGTTCTTCCGAGTTGCTGATGCTCCAACGGGAGGCTGTCGATAATGCCCGGGATTATTTCAAAAGTGATGCATACGACTGGACTGATCCTGACGGCGCTTACTATTTGCCGGATGAACTGGCGAATACCAATACGGATTGGTGGGATGTGGTTACCCGTAACGCTTTGTATCAGTCTTATGATGTTTCTGCATCCGGAGGTAATGAGAAAACTCGTTTTTTTGCTTCCGTATCTTACATGAAGCAAGACGGTATCGTTATCGGGACCGACTTTTCCCGTTTTTCTGCCCGTCTGAATCTGGATCATGAGATCAATAAGCATTTTTCTTTTAATATCAGCTTATCCGGTTCTAATGCGTCGCAGAATTATTCCTTGACGAATTGGGCTTATCAAAATCCTATTTTTGCTGCCTATTCTTTGCTGCCTTATGATTCGCCTTATAATGAGGACGGCTCGTGGCGGGAAACATTTACCCGGAATGCCAATGGAAATTACAATCCGTTGAACTATATGAATGAGTGCGAGCTGGGACAGAAAACGAAGTCCTTAATTTCGACTTCTTATTTGCAGTATCAGATTGTCCCCTGGCTGACCTTCCGGACGACTTTCGGTATGGATTACAAGATGACCCGGGAACGTACCCGTTACGGTGATAAATCGAATACGGGTATGTCCGAGGATTCTCCGATTAGTGTTCAGGATTTGCAATACTATCGTTGGACATCTTCCAATGTATTGACTTTCAGTAAGGTGTTTGCAGAAAAGCACAATGTAGAGGCTTTGTTGGGTTATGAGGCTACGGCTTATAAGAGTGATTACTTATATGCCTCAGGTTCCGGAAGTAACGATGATATCCCTTATCTGAAGGCAGCTTCTGCAAATTTCGATGTGGATGAAGGATTGACGGAGTATGCTTCTATCTCAATGTTCGGACGGGTAAATTATAGTTATGACAGCCGTTATTATATGGCTGCCAGTTTCCGGCGTGACGGTTCTTCCCGTTTCGGCGATAACAATAAATGGGCGAACTTCTGGTCGGTTTCAGGAGCCTGGAAACTTTCCGGAGAAAGTTTTATGAAAGCGGATTACCTCGATATGCTGAAGTTACGCTTGAGTTACGGAACAACCGGTAACTCTTCGATTGGTGATTATGCAAGTAAAGGTTTGTACAGTTCGACGAAATATGCGGGACTCGGTGGATTATTGCCTTCCCAACTGGCTAATCCGACATTATCCTGGGAAGAGTCGGCAACAACGAATCTGGCCGTAGATTTCGGTTTCCTGAATCGTATCAGCGGTACGGTAGAGTATTTCTGGAAAAAGACTTCGGATTTGTTGTTGAAAGAACAATTGTCTTATACAACCGGTTTCAGCAGTATTTTGAGAAATACAGGTTCGATTATGAACCGCGGATTGGAATTTCAGGTTTCCGGACAGATTTTTAAAGACGGAAATTTTAAATGGACTTCGGATTTGAATATGACATTCCCGTCCAGTGAGATTTTAAGTTTGGGGGGAGTTGAAGAACGTTTTGAAGGAAACTATCAGAAAAGAAGGGTACACGGAAAGGCATTTACAGAATGGTATATGGCTGATTATGCCGGCGTAAACCCGGCCGACGGTATGCCGATGTGGTACGATGAAAACGGCGGGTTGACCTCCGATTATGGTAAAGCCCGTTATTCTTACCTGGGTACACCGGAACCGGAT belongs to Culturomica massiliensis and includes:
- a CDS encoding SusC/RagA family TonB-linked outer membrane protein: MNKLIMLLSFLIIIGMETGIAQSLTIHGTVTEKATGEPLPGVGIQVKGTGTGTTTDIKGYYTISAQKGQVLLFSFVGMKTREVKVEGSSPIDIKLEAENQALDEVVVVGYGVQRKEALTGAMTTVKSEKLATVTVSSIDKALQGNAAGVIATSASGTPGSFATIQIRGAGSVNAGTSPLYVVDGVPIMSGSTSGWASSSNALASLNPADIESLTILKDAAATAIYGSQAANGVVLITTKKGKQGKTRISANIERGFSTPTNTRFGLCSSSELLMLQREAVDNARDYFKSDAYDWTDPDGAYYLPDELANTNTDWWDVVTRNALYQSYDVSASGGNEKTRFFASVSYMKQDGIVIGTDFSRFSARLNLDHEINKHFSFNISLSGSNASQNYSLTNWAYQNPIFAAYSLLPYDSPYNEDGSWRETFTRNANGNYNPLNYMNECELGQKTKSLISTSYLQYQIVPWLTFRTTFGMDYKMTRERTRYGDKSNTGMSEDSPISVQDLQYYRWTSSNVLTFSKVFAEKHNVEALLGYEATAYKSDYLYASGSGSNDDIPYLKAASANFDVDEGLTEYASISMFGRVNYSYDSRYYMAASFRRDGSSRFGDNNKWANFWSVSGAWKLSGESFMKADYLDMLKLRLSYGTTGNSSIGDYASKGLYSSTKYAGLGGLLPSQLANPTLSWEESATTNLAVDFGFLNRISGTVEYFWKKTSDLLLKEQLSYTTGFSSILRNTGSIMNRGLEFQVSGQIFKDGNFKWTSDLNMTFPSSEILSLGGVEERFEGNYQKRRVHGKAFTEWYMADYAGVNPADGMPMWYDENGGLTSDYGKARYSYLGTPEPDFYGGFTNTFSWKGITLSCMFYFNYGNTVKFNDYYYLEGDGADGLGMNLSRRQLQRWQKPGDITEVPKPILGNPTKSRDWYNSRWLEDGSYIRLKNVTLSYDFPKHLIGKIGIDNLQIYFKGTNLWTHSNVWSLDPEVGVYGSSSNVYPNSRSFVFGLNIGL